A single region of the Deinococcus misasensis DSM 22328 genome encodes:
- the cysK gene encoding cysteine synthase A, with protein MIDRLIGNTPILQLRHHVTPEMAEVHVKLEGLNPGGSIKDRTALGMVLDAEEKGLLQPGGRIVEPTSGNTGIGLAQVAAARGYHLTLTMPAQMSEERKRTLRAYGAELILTDPQTRMQGAIEEAERIARETGAWMPNQFNNPANPLTHYRTTGPEIWAQMEGRVDAFVYGSGTGGTIMGTGRFLKEQNPNLLLIAAEPARSNVLSGGQRGEHGFQGMGPGFVPGNMDLALLDDIIQVWEEDAFPLARELAQHEGLFVGMSSGGMVLAALEVARRLGPGKRVVTIACDTGARYLSTTLFSEAGDTPSGYQHRSREKL; from the coding sequence ATGATTGACCGCCTCATCGGAAACACCCCGATTTTGCAACTGCGTCACCACGTCACCCCCGAGATGGCCGAAGTGCACGTCAAACTGGAGGGCCTGAATCCCGGAGGCTCCATCAAAGACCGCACCGCTCTGGGCATGGTGCTGGACGCCGAAGAAAAAGGCCTGCTCCAACCGGGTGGCCGGATTGTGGAGCCGACCAGTGGCAACACTGGAATCGGTCTGGCACAGGTGGCAGCCGCCCGAGGGTACCACCTCACCCTGACCATGCCTGCCCAGATGTCCGAAGAACGCAAACGGACCCTCCGGGCTTACGGGGCCGAACTGATCCTCACCGATCCGCAAACCCGCATGCAGGGGGCCATTGAAGAGGCCGAGCGCATCGCACGGGAAACCGGGGCATGGATGCCCAACCAGTTCAACAACCCAGCCAACCCCCTCACCCACTACCGCACCACCGGTCCAGAGATCTGGGCGCAGATGGAAGGTCGGGTGGATGCTTTCGTGTACGGCTCTGGCACGGGGGGAACCATCATGGGCACCGGACGCTTTCTGAAAGAGCAAAATCCGAATTTGTTGCTGATCGCAGCCGAACCTGCCCGAAGCAATGTGCTCTCTGGGGGGCAGCGCGGAGAGCACGGTTTTCAGGGCATGGGTCCGGGTTTTGTGCCGGGCAACATGGACCTTGCTTTGCTGGATGACATCATTCAGGTGTGGGAGGAAGACGCTTTCCCTCTGGCGAGAGAACTGGCCCAGCATGAAGGCCTGTTTGTGGGCATGTCCTCTGGTGGGATGGTGCTGGCGGCTCTGGAGGTGGCCCGCAGGTTGGGGCCGGGCAAACGGGTGGTGACCATTGCCTGTGACACAGGTGCCCGTTACCTGAGCACCACCCTGTTCTCTGAGGCTGGAGACACCCCCTCAGGCTACCAGCACCGCAGCCGTGAAAAGCTTTGA
- a CDS encoding Lrp/AsnC family transcriptional regulator: MQLDELDRKILDLLQQDARNTLQDIARQVGLSAPGLQKRLTKLENSGLILGHHTLLNREILGYDLMCFVQVHLSHHELSRVHQFREAVQHMSQVLECYHLTGDTDYLLKVVARNRKDLEHFLVEVLTPAPGVDRIRTSLVLNEVKATTALPLDPEKP, from the coding sequence ATGCAACTCGATGAACTGGATCGCAAGATCCTGGATCTTTTACAGCAAGATGCAAGGAACACCTTGCAAGACATCGCCCGTCAGGTGGGACTCAGTGCACCCGGACTGCAGAAACGCCTGACCAAACTGGAAAACTCTGGCCTGATCCTCGGGCACCACACCCTCCTCAACCGCGAAATTCTGGGCTACGACCTGATGTGCTTTGTGCAAGTCCACCTCAGTCACCACGAACTTTCACGGGTGCACCAGTTCAGGGAAGCCGTGCAGCACATGTCTCAGGTGCTGGAGTGTTACCACCTGACCGGAGACACCGACTACCTGCTGAAGGTGGTCGCCCGCAACCGCAAAGACCTTGAGCATTTTCTGGTGGAGGTGCTCACCCCGGCCCCCGGCGTGGACCGCATCCGCACCAGTCTGGTCCTGAACGAAGTGAAAGCCACCACTGCACTGCCTCTGGACCCCGAGAAACCCTGA
- the hppD gene encoding 4-hydroxyphenylpyruvate dioxygenase — protein sequence MTQIANRPMNEEADFLKLKNVDHVHFWVGNAKQAMFYYWKGFGFKPIAYSGLETGNREYASYVLESGKIRLVVSAPYGPTSEIAAHQHLHGDGVKTIALGVDDVEQAYKVTTERGAKSAWAPRTEKDEHGEYRTAAIYTYGETLHVFVDRKDYQGAFAPGYKALTEMPFEPTGLAAVDHIVGNVQLGKMEHWVKYYHHVMGFRQLMHFDDEDISTEYSALMSKVMSDGRIKFPINEPADGKRKSQIEEYLDYYMTPGVQHLALITKDILGTVRKLRENGIEFLRVPDAYYDALPERVGQIKEDMDTIRELGILVDRDDEGYLLQIFSKPVQDRPTVFFEIIQRHGSRGFGKGNFQALFEALEIEQERRGNL from the coding sequence ATGACCCAAATTGCCAACCGTCCCATGAACGAGGAAGCCGATTTCCTCAAATTGAAAAACGTTGACCACGTCCATTTCTGGGTGGGCAACGCCAAACAGGCCATGTTCTACTACTGGAAGGGCTTTGGATTCAAACCCATCGCTTACAGCGGTCTGGAAACCGGAAACCGTGAATACGCCAGCTACGTGCTGGAAAGCGGAAAAATCCGTCTGGTGGTCAGTGCCCCTTACGGCCCCACCAGCGAAATTGCTGCCCACCAGCACCTGCACGGCGACGGCGTGAAAACCATCGCTCTGGGTGTAGACGATGTGGAACAGGCCTACAAAGTCACCACCGAACGCGGAGCCAAATCTGCATGGGCACCCCGCACCGAAAAAGACGAGCACGGCGAGTACCGCACCGCTGCCATCTACACCTACGGCGAAACCCTGCACGTTTTTGTGGACCGCAAAGACTATCAGGGAGCCTTCGCCCCCGGTTACAAAGCCCTGACAGAGATGCCCTTTGAACCCACCGGTCTTGCTGCCGTGGATCACATCGTGGGCAACGTGCAACTCGGGAAAATGGAGCACTGGGTCAAGTACTACCACCATGTGATGGGTTTCCGCCAACTGATGCACTTCGATGATGAGGACATCTCCACGGAATACAGCGCCCTGATGAGCAAAGTCATGAGCGATGGGCGCATCAAATTCCCCATCAATGAACCCGCCGATGGGAAACGCAAAAGCCAGATTGAGGAGTACCTCGATTACTACATGACCCCCGGCGTGCAGCACCTCGCCCTGATCACCAAAGACATTTTGGGCACCGTGCGAAAACTCCGCGAAAACGGCATTGAGTTCCTGCGTGTTCCAGACGCCTATTACGATGCCCTTCCAGAGCGGGTCGGCCAGATCAAAGAAGACATGGACACCATCCGCGAACTCGGGATTCTGGTGGACCGCGACGACGAAGGTTACCTGCTGCAAATCTTCTCGAAGCCTGTGCAGGACCGTCCCACCGTGTTCTTCGAGATCATCCAGCGTCACGGGTCCAGAGGGTTCGGCAAAGGCAATTTTCAGGCCCTGTTTGAAGCCCTTGAAATCGAGCAGGAACGACGCGGAAACTTGTAA
- a CDS encoding homogentisate 1,2-dioxygenase yields MAYYHKMGQIPHKRHTQFRKPDGKLYREEVMGLEGFSGLQSILYHHFLPPRIKETEYLGDMQVEYVPYGAIRHRAFQTKTFEAGGDALSSRKVLMGNRDVTLSVARPTESMSYFYRNAQAYEVWYTHEGEGVLESQFGNLSFSGGDYLVIPFGTTWRMQLASKEARFFVIESPSQIVPPRRYRNEYGQLLEHAPFCERDLRAPEELITHTEKGEFEVRVKVRDGLTRHVLDHHPLDVVGWDGYLFPYAFSIHDFEPITGRIHQPPPVHQTFQADAFVVCSFVPRLFDYHPEGIPAPYNHSNVNSDEVIYYCDGNFMSRKGIDRYDLTLHPSGLPHGPQPGATEGSIGVKETLELAVMVDTFRPLDIAKDAIDFEKSAYQASWLEGDGE; encoded by the coding sequence ATGGCCTACTACCACAAAATGGGGCAGATTCCCCACAAGCGCCACACCCAGTTCAGAAAACCGGACGGCAAACTGTACCGCGAGGAGGTGATGGGTCTGGAGGGCTTCAGTGGCCTCCAGAGCATCCTTTACCACCACTTCCTCCCTCCCAGAATCAAAGAGACCGAATACCTCGGGGACATGCAGGTGGAGTACGTGCCTTACGGTGCGATCCGCCACCGGGCGTTCCAGACCAAAACCTTTGAGGCGGGCGGAGACGCCCTGTCTTCCCGCAAAGTCCTGATGGGGAACCGGGATGTGACCCTCAGCGTGGCCCGTCCCACCGAATCGATGTCGTACTTTTACCGCAACGCGCAGGCTTACGAGGTCTGGTACACCCACGAAGGGGAAGGGGTGCTGGAAAGCCAGTTCGGGAACCTCTCGTTCTCTGGTGGAGACTATCTGGTGATTCCTTTTGGCACCACCTGGCGGATGCAGCTTGCTTCCAAAGAAGCCCGTTTCTTTGTGATCGAGTCTCCCTCGCAGATTGTGCCCCCCAGACGGTACCGCAACGAGTACGGCCAGCTTCTGGAGCATGCCCCTTTCTGTGAAAGGGACTTGCGTGCCCCCGAAGAACTCATCACCCACACTGAAAAAGGCGAATTCGAGGTGCGTGTGAAGGTGCGGGATGGCCTGACCCGCCATGTGCTGGACCACCACCCTCTGGATGTGGTCGGCTGGGATGGCTACCTGTTCCCTTATGCCTTCTCGATCCACGATTTTGAACCGATCACTGGGCGCATCCATCAACCCCCACCGGTCCACCAGACCTTTCAGGCAGATGCTTTTGTGGTGTGCTCGTTCGTCCCGAGGCTCTTTGACTACCACCCAGAGGGCATCCCGGCCCCGTACAACCACAGCAATGTCAACAGCGACGAAGTGATCTACTACTGCGACGGCAATTTCATGAGCCGCAAAGGCATTGACCGCTACGACCTGACCTTGCACCCGAGTGGGTTGCCCCACGGTCCCCAGCCCGGAGCCACCGAAGGTTCCATCGGGGTCAAAGAAACACTGGAACTTGCGGTCATGGTGGACACTTTCCGCCCTCTGGACATCGCTAAAGATGCCATTGACTTTGAGAAGTCTGCATATCAGGCTTCATGGTTGGAGGGGGACGGGGAGTGA
- the fahA gene encoding fumarylacetoacetase, giving the protein MTNFYPLPINETHDPHLRSWVQSANNHPDFPIQNLPFGVFTLGREARRIGVAIGDFVLDVSRLEGFFSPEVQDAFLRSHLNAFMGMGRTVWQEVRLTLSQMLREGFTDQDRLQNHLYSRDRVQMHLPFHVGDYTDFYAGIHHATRVGSLFRPDNPLMTNYKHVPIGYHGRSSSIVVSGTPIHRPKGQILPDPQSGPVFAPSKRLDYELELGFVVGSGNPLGQPISIEDAREHLFGVVLLNDWSARDIQAWEYQPLGPFLAKNFATSIGPWVVTLEALAPFRVSAFERASNDPRPLEYLHDERDQSLGGLDIRLSVALQTVSMDRPEVISENSARDLYWTPAQLLAHHASGGCNLRAGDLLGSGTISGPEQHQAGCLLEITMGGKHPLQLSSGEVRRFLEDGDTVQFSGHCEKEGFARIGFGVCSGTVAEG; this is encoded by the coding sequence ATGACGAACTTTTACCCCTTGCCCATCAATGAAACCCACGATCCCCATTTGCGCTCGTGGGTGCAGTCTGCCAACAACCACCCGGATTTTCCCATTCAGAACCTGCCTTTCGGGGTGTTCACGTTGGGTCGGGAGGCCAGACGCATTGGGGTGGCGATTGGGGATTTTGTGCTGGATGTCTCCCGTCTGGAAGGTTTTTTTTCTCCAGAGGTGCAGGATGCTTTTCTGCGTTCCCACCTGAATGCTTTCATGGGAATGGGTCGCACCGTCTGGCAGGAGGTTCGCCTCACACTCAGTCAAATGCTGCGCGAAGGTTTTACAGATCAGGACCGCCTGCAAAACCACCTTTATTCCAGAGACCGGGTTCAGATGCACCTGCCTTTTCACGTTGGAGATTACACCGACTTTTACGCAGGCATCCACCATGCCACTCGGGTGGGAAGCCTGTTCAGGCCGGACAACCCTTTGATGACCAACTACAAACATGTGCCCATCGGGTATCATGGACGGTCCTCCAGCATTGTGGTGTCTGGAACGCCCATCCACAGGCCAAAAGGTCAGATTCTGCCAGATCCCCAGTCCGGACCGGTTTTTGCACCCAGCAAGCGTCTGGATTACGAACTGGAACTCGGGTTTGTGGTCGGCTCAGGCAACCCTCTGGGACAGCCCATCTCCATCGAGGACGCCCGAGAACACCTGTTCGGGGTGGTCTTGCTCAACGACTGGAGCGCCAGAGACATTCAGGCATGGGAATACCAACCCCTTGGGCCTTTTCTGGCCAAGAACTTTGCCACCAGCATTGGCCCTTGGGTGGTGACTCTGGAGGCCCTTGCTCCCTTCAGGGTTTCAGCTTTTGAACGTGCATCAAACGATCCCAGACCTCTGGAATATTTGCACGATGAGCGTGATCAATCCCTTGGAGGGCTGGACATCCGCCTGAGTGTGGCCTTGCAAACCGTAAGCATGGACCGGCCAGAGGTCATTTCTGAAAACAGTGCCCGTGACCTGTACTGGACCCCTGCACAACTGCTGGCCCACCACGCCTCTGGAGGATGCAATTTGAGGGCCGGTGACTTGCTGGGCAGTGGCACCATCTCTGGGCCGGAGCAGCATCAGGCCGGGTGCCTTCTGGAAATCACCATGGGCGGAAAACATCCACTGCAACTGTCTTCAGGCGAGGTCCGGCGTTTTCTGGAAGATGGGGACACGGTGCAGTTCTCTGGGCACTGTGAAAAAGAAGGGTTTGCGCGGATTGGGTTTGGGGTGTGCTCTGGTACAGTTGCAGAAGGCTGA
- a CDS encoding acetoacetate decarboxylase family protein has protein sequence MTHHSLKPVPPPWHLTGRGFVFVYRFSDEFVQSSGWVPAPLQSRFSGGLGTVMLVDYARSPAGPYQELLFIPGMFSGQDNRTHFSITKIYVSTLESVVSGWHNWGIPKERADFQFAKDQVQVHLGQEHIADFYVKSEGPFLPVSTAPVPPDMRTLLQMYGRQHILTTLSGNGWVRPARLMAFKGNSELFPDLSHQRPLAGFEVRSFNLNFPVPQRKVL, from the coding sequence ATGACCCACCACTCCCTGAAACCTGTGCCCCCACCCTGGCATCTGACCGGGAGGGGGTTTGTCTTTGTCTACCGTTTCTCCGATGAATTTGTGCAATCTTCAGGCTGGGTTCCTGCGCCCCTCCAGAGCCGCTTTTCAGGAGGTCTCGGGACGGTGATGCTGGTGGATTATGCCCGTTCTCCTGCCGGTCCTTATCAGGAGTTGTTGTTCATTCCGGGGATGTTCTCGGGTCAGGACAACCGCACCCACTTCTCGATCACCAAGATTTACGTGTCCACGCTGGAAAGTGTGGTTTCAGGATGGCACAACTGGGGCATTCCCAAAGAGCGTGCCGATTTCCAGTTTGCCAAAGATCAGGTTCAGGTGCACCTCGGGCAGGAGCACATTGCAGACTTTTATGTGAAGTCGGAGGGGCCTTTTTTGCCGGTTTCCACTGCGCCTGTTCCTCCTGACATGAGGACCTTGCTCCAGATGTACGGCAGGCAACACATCCTGACCACCCTCTCTGGCAATGGTTGGGTTCGGCCTGCCCGCTTGATGGCATTCAAAGGCAACAGCGAACTGTTCCCTGACCTTTCCCACCAGAGGCCTCTGGCAGGCTTCGAGGTGCGTTCCTTCAATTTGAATTTTCCGGTGCCGCAAAGAAAAGTCCTCTGA
- a CDS encoding MFS transporter, with protein sequence MTHTQENAFRYPAFRYLMLATVGSSLAGRALAVVIGFQIYQITKSPLALGWLGLWEALPALGLALFGGYFADQHDRRKILLVTRGVSVVCALLFAVFSDNIQTMGLAGLYALVFVAGIARGFGDPASNAFETQVVPMQAYLNASSWLGSAWQACSIIGPALGGLAYDWLGPKGTYLLIAGLYLMSWISFLLLKPTLKPAPRAREPMGQSIKSGVRFVWNDKVLVGSMALDLFAVLFGGAVALLPVFANDILHVGAKGLGFLVAAPSVGALLVMLWATKRPPVDHAGRTLLLCIAGFGISIIVFALSKNFYLSLVALMFSGAFDGVSMVIRRAILRLRTPDHLRGRVASVSLLFIGSSNEIGAFESGMAAHLLGTVASVWMGGIVTLLVVLGTAALVPELRKLSLRPTATTE encoded by the coding sequence ATGACCCACACCCAAGAAAACGCCTTCCGATATCCTGCCTTCCGTTACCTGATGCTCGCCACTGTGGGTTCCTCTCTGGCTGGACGTGCCCTTGCCGTGGTGATTGGCTTCCAGATTTACCAGATCACCAAAAGCCCACTGGCTCTGGGCTGGTTGGGGCTCTGGGAAGCCCTCCCTGCACTGGGACTCGCCCTCTTTGGAGGTTACTTTGCAGACCAGCACGACCGGCGCAAAATCCTGCTGGTGACCCGAGGGGTCTCGGTGGTGTGTGCGTTGCTGTTTGCGGTGTTCTCCGACAACATCCAGACCATGGGACTGGCCGGACTGTACGCTCTGGTGTTCGTTGCCGGGATCGCCAGAGGTTTTGGCGATCCTGCCAGCAACGCCTTTGAAACGCAGGTGGTGCCCATGCAGGCTTACCTCAACGCTTCTTCATGGCTGGGAAGCGCGTGGCAGGCCTGCTCGATCATTGGTCCAGCTTTAGGAGGTCTGGCTTACGACTGGCTTGGGCCCAAGGGCACGTACCTGCTGATTGCCGGACTGTATCTGATGTCGTGGATCAGCTTCCTGCTCCTCAAACCCACCCTGAAACCTGCCCCGAGGGCCCGTGAACCGATGGGACAGAGCATCAAAAGCGGGGTGCGGTTCGTGTGGAACGACAAGGTGCTGGTGGGATCGATGGCTCTGGATTTGTTTGCCGTGCTGTTCGGCGGAGCAGTGGCTTTGCTTCCAGTTTTTGCCAACGACATTCTGCATGTGGGGGCAAAAGGGCTTGGATTTCTGGTGGCAGCCCCATCGGTGGGGGCTTTGCTGGTGATGCTGTGGGCCACCAAACGGCCTCCTGTGGACCATGCTGGACGCACCCTCTTGCTGTGCATTGCCGGGTTTGGCATCAGCATCATTGTGTTTGCCCTGTCCAAGAATTTTTACCTGTCTCTGGTGGCCTTGATGTTCAGCGGGGCTTTCGATGGGGTGAGCATGGTGATCCGCCGGGCCATTTTGCGCCTGAGAACCCCGGACCATTTGCGTGGACGGGTCGCCTCGGTGAGTTTGCTGTTCATCGGGTCTTCCAATGAAATTGGGGCTTTTGAGAGCGGAATGGCCGCCCACCTGCTGGGAACCGTGGCCTCGGTGTGGATGGGTGGCATCGTGACTTTGCTGGTGGTTCTGGGCACAGCAGCTCTGGTTCCAGAGCTTCGCAAACTCAGCCTGCGTCCAACCGCCACCACCGAATAA
- a CDS encoding amino acid ABC transporter permease, producing MELLETLFTDLKGLYQNAVQAFPAMVLATRYTLAYAVGSMLLGVFIAFVVAILRVNKTPVLDPLARLYVSVIRGTPLLVQIYMTYYGVPSFWQTIDAQYPKLVPDLLIDFPVWLAGTLALGLNVGAYMSETIRGSIEGIGKGQWEAARSLGLTSFQTMTTIILPQAIRTALPSMGNSFVGLLKDTSLLSVITIPELMKVAYENYSRTFDGRAYFLSAALIYWVLSASFGALQHRLEKRLARANPL from the coding sequence ATGGAACTTCTTGAAACCCTCTTCACCGACCTGAAAGGCCTGTACCAGAACGCTGTGCAGGCTTTCCCTGCCATGGTGCTGGCCACCCGTTACACGCTGGCCTACGCCGTGGGAAGCATGCTGCTGGGCGTCTTCATCGCTTTTGTGGTGGCCATTTTGAGGGTCAACAAAACCCCGGTGCTGGACCCTCTGGCCCGCCTGTACGTCAGTGTGATCCGGGGCACTCCCCTGCTGGTGCAAATTTACATGACCTACTACGGGGTGCCCTCCTTCTGGCAGACCATCGACGCCCAGTATCCAAAACTGGTCCCGGACCTGTTGATCGATTTTCCCGTGTGGCTGGCTGGCACCCTCGCTCTGGGTCTGAATGTCGGGGCCTACATGAGCGAGACCATCCGCGGTTCCATCGAAGGGATTGGAAAAGGGCAGTGGGAGGCAGCCCGTTCTCTGGGCCTGACCTCTTTTCAGACCATGACCACCATCATCCTGCCGCAAGCCATCCGCACCGCTTTGCCCAGCATGGGAAACAGCTTTGTGGGCCTCCTCAAAGACACCAGTCTGCTCAGCGTGATCACCATTCCAGAGCTGATGAAGGTGGCTTACGAAAATTACTCCCGCACCTTTGATGGCCGCGCCTATTTTTTAAGCGCCGCCCTGATTTACTGGGTGCTCAGTGCCTCATTTGGGGCTTTGCAACATCGGCTTGAAAAACGTCTGGCCCGCGCCAATCCCCTGTAA
- a CDS encoding transporter substrate-binding domain-containing protein: MKKILIPLTLLLLGAAQAELLDTVKSRGTLKIALEGTYPPFNYRDEKNQLVGFDVDIARELAERLGVKPEFITTEWSGIIAGLQAGKYDVIVNQVSITSERQKILDFSKPYIFSSAQLIVRKGEPRKFKTLNDLKGKKLGVGLGSNYYDMAKSVAGIELKTYQAAPDTLRDLSLGRIDAALNDSLLMAYLTVKTRLPVKGGAQIGEATSMGIPFQKNNPKFAAAINKALDDMKNDGTYLKISKKWFGKDVSKAPKDQ; the protein is encoded by the coding sequence GTGAAAAAAATCCTGATTCCCCTGACCCTGCTCCTGCTGGGTGCAGCCCAAGCTGAACTTCTGGACACGGTCAAAAGCCGTGGAACCCTCAAAATTGCTCTGGAGGGCACCTACCCTCCCTTCAACTACCGCGATGAGAAAAACCAACTGGTGGGCTTCGATGTGGACATCGCCCGTGAACTGGCCGAGCGTCTGGGGGTCAAACCCGAGTTCATCACCACCGAGTGGAGCGGCATCATTGCTGGTCTGCAAGCCGGGAAATACGATGTGATCGTCAATCAGGTGTCGATCACCAGTGAGCGTCAGAAAATTCTGGACTTCTCCAAACCCTACATTTTCTCCAGTGCACAACTGATTGTGCGCAAAGGCGAGCCCCGCAAATTCAAAACCCTGAACGACCTGAAGGGCAAAAAACTCGGGGTGGGGTTGGGCAGCAACTACTACGACATGGCCAAATCGGTGGCTGGCATCGAACTGAAAACCTATCAGGCCGCTCCTGACACCCTGCGTGACCTGAGTCTGGGCCGCATTGACGCTGCCCTGAACGACAGTTTGCTGATGGCCTACCTGACCGTCAAAACCCGTCTGCCCGTCAAAGGTGGAGCCCAGATCGGGGAAGCCACCTCGATGGGGATCCCTTTCCAGAAAAACAACCCCAAATTTGCCGCCGCCATCAACAAAGCCCTGGACGACATGAAAAACGATGGCACCTACCTGAAAATCAGCAAAAAGTGGTTTGGCAAAGATGTCTCCAAAGCCCCCAAAGACCAGTAA
- the pcp gene encoding pyroglutamyl-peptidase I: MRVLMTGFEPFGGEQINPSWMAVQRVAEQLPDLVVCHQLPTVFGAALEELRVAIEDHRPQVVICTGQAGGRPSISLERVAINLMDARIPDNAGQQPIDEPIFEGAPSAYFTTLPVKRLRQQLTAQGVPSDISYTAGTFVCNDVFYGLMHDLSTRHTGIKGGFVHVPYLPEQVSGRGWEPSMALETIVRGLVIVAQECAQNPAEIVAVGGNIC, from the coding sequence ATGCGCGTTTTGATGACCGGTTTTGAACCTTTCGGCGGAGAACAGATCAACCCCTCATGGATGGCGGTCCAGAGGGTGGCCGAACAGTTGCCTGATCTGGTGGTGTGCCACCAGCTTCCCACCGTTTTTGGTGCTGCTCTGGAAGAACTGCGGGTGGCCATCGAAGACCACCGTCCTCAAGTGGTGATCTGCACCGGACAGGCCGGAGGTCGCCCCTCGATCAGTCTGGAACGGGTCGCCATCAACCTGATGGATGCCCGCATTCCTGACAATGCAGGCCAGCAACCCATCGACGAGCCCATTTTTGAAGGTGCCCCGAGTGCCTATTTCACCACCTTGCCTGTGAAGCGCTTGCGCCAGCAACTCACAGCACAGGGTGTCCCTTCTGACATCAGTTACACCGCAGGCACATTCGTGTGCAACGATGTGTTTTATGGCCTGATGCACGACCTCAGCACCCGCCATACCGGCATCAAGGGTGGTTTTGTGCATGTGCCCTACCTGCCAGAGCAGGTCTCTGGTCGCGGATGGGAGCCCAGCATGGCTCTGGAAACCATCGTGCGAGGACTGGTCATTGTGGCTCAGGAATGTGCCCAGAACCCGGCTGAAATTGTGGCTGTGGGTGGCAACATCTGCTGA
- a CDS encoding GspH/FimT family pseudopilin, with product MKTLNACGVTLLEMLIVLGVLSVALLLVAAQHRPDDLLLRQTAREVQLLFVHARLEAIKRGVPVLVAFEPERIESCVPLQNQSTCQDQSLLREVKIPEKRLTYTHNFPSNLLWNPEGFPKQTGTGFAAGTLELNNQNRTLKLILSAGGRMRQEQP from the coding sequence GTGAAAACCTTGAATGCTTGTGGTGTGACTTTGCTGGAAATGTTGATCGTGCTGGGGGTGCTCTCGGTGGCCCTGTTGCTGGTGGCCGCCCAGCACCGACCCGATGACCTGTTGCTGCGTCAAACGGCGCGTGAAGTGCAACTGCTTTTTGTACATGCCCGTCTGGAAGCCATCAAACGGGGTGTTCCAGTCCTTGTCGCCTTCGAACCCGAGCGCATCGAAAGTTGTGTCCCTCTGCAAAACCAGAGCACATGCCAAGACCAGTCCCTTTTGCGTGAAGTCAAAATTCCCGAAAAACGCCTCACCTACACACACAATTTTCCCAGCAACCTGCTCTGGAACCCTGAGGGCTTTCCCAAACAAACCGGAACCGGATTTGCAGCAGGCACTCTGGAATTGAACAACCAGAACCGCACCCTGAAACTGATTCTGTCTGCTGGAGGTCGCATGAGGCAGGAGCAACCATGA